A genomic segment from Maniola jurtina chromosome 9, ilManJurt1.1, whole genome shotgun sequence encodes:
- the LOC123868498 gene encoding putative inactive cysteine synthase 2 has translation MAQTRETKTEICSSALDLIGNTPLVAFDRLWPGPGRILAKCEFMNPGASVKDRSSLYMINTARESGELKPGHSVVEVTSGNQGCGLAVVCAVLGHPLTLAMPKGNSVQRAIHMEALGATCIRVPQVEGSYGNVSLADAQAAEEEALRIKEKTGAYFVNQFCNKMNSGSHYYSTGPEIWRQTGHRVDAFLDTVGTAGTFAGTSKFLKEVHPEVLCYVVEPAGSEPIKGDPITKPLHLLQGSGYGLVPELFSYDHMDGTLSVTDEEAVEYKKLIGEKEGLFVGYTSGANVAAAVKLLQSGQLPEDAWVVTLLNDTGLKYTPVPDNLK, from the coding sequence ATGGCACAGACCAGAGAAACAAAGACTGAAATCTGCTCATCTGCATTAGACCTCATTGGAAATACACCTCTCGTTGCTTTTGACAGATTATGGCCTGGACCTGGACGTATTCTAGCCAAATGCGAGTTCATGAACCCTGGAGCGTCAGTCAAGGATCGGTCATCGCTATACATGATAAATACCGCGCGTGAGAGCGGGGAACTGAAACCAGGACACTCAGTCGTAGAAGTTACGTCAGGGAATCAGGGATGTGGTTTAGCAGTGGTGTGCGCAGTTCTAGGGCATCCCTTAACTCTAGCAATGCCGAAAGGTAACAGTGTGCAAAGAGCGATACACATGGAAGCGCTCGGCGCAACATGCATCAGGGTACCTCAGGTGGAAGGCAGCTACGGTAATGTGAGCTTAGCGGACGCACAAGCAGCAGAAGAAGAAGCTTTAAGAATAAAAGAGAAGACAGGAGCTTACTTTGTGAATCAGTTCTGCAACAAAATGAATTCGGGTTCACATTACTATAGTACCGGGCCTGAAATTTGGAGACAGACTGGGCATCGAGTCGATGCTTTTTTAGATACAGTGGGTACCGCAGGGACGTTTGCTGGAACTTCAAAATTTTTGAAGGAAGTGCATCCAGAAGTATTGTGTTACGTCGTGGAACCGGCTGGTTCAGAGCCAATCAAAGGTGATCCGATTACTAAGCCTTTACATTTGTTGCAAGGTTCTGGGTATGGATTGGTGCCGGAATTATTTAGCTATGACCACATGGATGGAACTCTTAGTGTTACTGACGAGGAAGCGGTAGAGTATAAGAAACTTATCGGGGAGAAGGAAGGTTTATTTGTGGGCTACACCAGCGGTGCCAACGTGGCTGCAGCTGTGAAGCTGTTGCAATCGGGCCAGCTCCCTGAAGACGCCTGGGTGGTCACGCTCCTCAATGACACAGGACTGAAATACACACCTGTTCCTGATAACCTAAAGTGA
- the LOC123868496 gene encoding cysteine synthase-like: MAPTGEVKNEILSSALELIGNTPLLALDRLWTGPGRILAKCEFMNPGASIKDRSSLYMIQNARKTGELQPGGPVLEVTSGNQGCGIAVVCAVLGHPATLTMSKGNSVQRAIHMEALGANCVRVPQVEGTYGNVTLADVKEAEAEGLRLVAETGAFYVNQFNNEMNSASHYFHTGPEIWRQTGHRVDAFVTTVGTAGTFAGTSKFLKEKSPKTLCYVVEPEGSEPIKGQPITKPLHLLQGSGYGCVPNLFEFDTMDGTVTVTDEESTYYKKLVGEKEGLYVGYTSGANVAAAVKLLKSGKLPEDAWVVTVLYDSGLKYTPVPEELT, translated from the coding sequence ATGGCTCCGACTGGCGAAGTGAAGAACGAAATCTTATCATCCGCTTTGGAACTGATCGGAAATACACCTCTCCTCGCTCTCGACAGATTATGGACGGGACCCGGACGTATCCTAGCTAAGTGTGAGTTTATGAACCCTGGAGCATCAATCAAAGATCGGTCGTCGCTTTATATGATACAAAACGCTCGGAAAACTGGAGAATTGCAACCAGGCGGGCCGGTCTTGGAAGTTACGTCTGGGAATCAAGGATGCGGCATTGCAGTGGTGTGCGCCGTGCTCGGACACCCCGCTACTCTCACCATGTCCAAAGGCAACAGCGTACAAAGAGCGATACATATGGAAGCGCTCGGCGCTAACTGTGTCAGGGTTCCGCAAGTTGAAGGTACGTACGGGAATGTGACCTTGGCGGACGTGAAGGAAGCGGAAGCGGAAGGCTTACGGCTAGTAGCAGAGACGGGTGCTTTTTACGTGAATCAATTTAACAATGAAATGAATTCGGCGTCACATTATTTCCACACTGGGCCCGAGATTTGGCGGCAAACTGGGCATCGCGTTGACGCTTTTGTGACTACAGTGGGCACGGCCGGTACGTTTGCGGGAACTTCGAAATTCTTGAAGGAAAAAAGTCCCAAAACGTTGTGCTATGTGGTGGAGCCGGAAGGCTCGGAGCCCATCAAGGGCCAGCCGATAACGAAACCTCTACATTTACTACAGGGTTCTGGATATGGATGTGTGCCTAATTTGTTCGAGTTCGATACCATGGACGGAACTGTCACTGTTACTGATGAAGAATCCACATACTATAAGAAGCTCGTTGGGGAAAAGGAAGGCCTGTACGTGGGCTACACTAGCGGTGCCAACGTGGCAGCCGCCGTCAAACTGCTGAAGTCGGGCAAGTTGCCTGAAGACGCCTGGGTCGTGACCGTTCTCTATGACAGTGGCCTGAAGTATACACCGGTTCCTGAAGAGCTCACATAA
- the LOC123868492 gene encoding juvenile hormone esterase-like codes for MAKVTIAQGTLRGSKVKTDSGVDYYEFLSVPYAKPPVGDLRFKSPQPPEPWEGERDATSIDENNICCQIDVKKGIQQGSEDCLYLNVYTPRLRSSDTNLLPVMFFIHGGGFVYSNGIVKEELGPDYLIENGVVVVTINYRLGVFGFLQLGIPEAAGNMGLKDQVQALKWVQNNIDKFGGDRNNVTIFGISAGSASVEYLMLSPLAKGLFHKAILQSGSTLNHWAINFEPEKIIIKLLDLLGYNGNTEDNRAIYEFLLKIPASQIVEPCYKLIGDYSHRDSFFCGFVPTVEKDFGNNESFMSENPYKMLKEGNFNHVPVIKGFCNREGYLTSVFNPNALRNLIGTNKFIQFWGYEMEASDEPKWESSLLNAYTENIQPDDEIDKIAVDFFGDFDFVAGIWLSGDVMANLGLPVYFYELCYDGNINFFKQMFGMKRIGAAHGDDLAYIFKHTITKFADEKDIAVKTKMTKLWTNFAKTSVPTCDDISVDWPAFNKNSPVYLSIDEDITIKSNYEPKKMAIFKEIYEKYEK; via the exons ATGGCTAAAGTGACTATTGCTCAAGGAACATTAAGAGGCTCCAAAGTGAAAACTGACAGCGGTGTAGATTATTATGAGTTCCTGAGTGTTCCGTACGCAAAACCACCGGTTGGAGATTTGAGATTTAAA AGCCCTCAGCCCCCTGAGCCCTGGGAAGGTGAGAGAGATGCTACGTCCATTGATGAAAATAACATTTGCTGCCAAATCGATGTAAAGAAAGGAATTCAACAGGGAAGCGAGGATTGTCTCTATCTCAATGTTTATACACCAAGGCTGCGCAGTTCCGATACCAATCTACTGCCGGTAATGTTCTTCATTCATGGGGGCGGCTTTGTTTACAGCAATGGCATCGTCAAAGAAGAGTTAGGGCCAGATTACCTGATCGAAAATGGCGTAGTCGTAGTTACAATTAATTACAGACTGGGTGTATTTGGCTTTTTACAATTGGGCATCCCAGAAGCTGCTGGAAACATGGGCTTAAAGGACCAAGTTCAAGCACTAAAATGGGTGCAAAATAACATCGACAAGTTTGGTGGAGATCGTAATAACGTAACAATTTTCGGGATAAGTGCTGGATCAGCATCGGTGGAGTACCTCATGCTATCGCCGTTAGCAAAAGGACTTTTCCACAAGGCAATCCTACAATCGGGTTCCACTCTCAACCATTGGGCAATCAATTTTGAACCTGAAAAGATAATTATAAAATTGCTTGATTTATTGGGATACAATGGTAACACTGAAGACAACCGAGCCATTTACGAGTTTCTGTTGAAGATACCTGCCTCCCAGATAGTGGAGCCGTGTTATAAACTCATAGGAGATTATAGTCATCGTGATAGCTTTTTCTGTGGATTTGTCCCCACTGTTGAAAAAGATTTTGGGAATAATGAATCGTTTATGTCCGAAAATCCTTACAAAATGTTAAAAGAAGGGAATTTCAATCATGTACCTGTCATAAAGGGATTTTGCAATAGGGAAGGCTATTTAACTAGCGTTTTTAATCCAAATGCATTGCGGAACTTGATTGGAACCAATAAATTTATTCAGTTTTGGGGTTACGAGATGGAAGCGAGTGACGAGCCAAAATGGGAATCAAGTCTTTTAAACGCTTATACGGAAAATATACAACCGGATGATGAAATTGACAAAATAGCAGTAGATTTCTTTGGAGATTTCGATTTTGTGGCGGGAATTTGGCTGAGCGGCGATGTAATGGCCAATTTAGGTTTGCCGGTGTATTTTTATGAACTTTGTTATGACGGAAATATAAACTTCTTTAAACAAATGTTTGGAATGAAGAGAATAGGCGCTGCTCATGGTGATGATTTagcttatatttttaaacacaCAATAACAAAATTTGCTGACGAAAAAGACATTGCAGTGAAGACAAAAATGACGAAACTTTGGACGAACTTTGCAAAAACAAG TGTGCCAACATGTGATGATATTTCTGTTGATTGGCCAGCATTCAACAAAAATTCACCAGTTTACCTAAGCATCGATGAAGACATAACCATCAAATCTAATTACGAACCCAAAAAGATGGCTATATTCAAAGAAATTTACGAAAAGTATGAGAAATAA
- the LOC123868494 gene encoding juvenile hormone esterase-like, protein MDPIVNVTEGKLSGKVCKTTTGTQFWSFKGIPYAKPPVDELRFAAPEQPDPWEGIRDATKECNICAQFDRETLQVIGDEDCLYLNVYTPCLPHSDTDLLPVMVFFHGGGFLYGNGTDDSVHGPDYLIEKNVVVVSLNYRLGVLGFLSLDCKEAPGNMGLKDQVQALKWVQQNIKNFNGDPKNVTIFGISAGGASVEYLLLSPMAKGLFHKAIAQSGSSILPWAQSNRIKKLATMIPLLKKKVITDNQDLLKFLKTMSTKDLISTAMLVIAADEFKGGIHFGFVPSIEKPGDWEPYLTKSTYKMLAQGEFNKVPFISGFCSREGLVMLPFPNVYEKIAKEKKFVDLLPFHLDDIQKIEYESKFKAVYLEGDKEYKDEDSFAIDYFTDVNFLGGVYVATSLIAKNNSPVYFYEFKYDGNLNYLKKKLKIDKEGACHGDDGGYLVKSDLLKDNLSDTDKLVRDRMCQMWTNFARFGDPTPKTDSLITTTWEPIAETGMSCLVINDTLTMKYDIYPERIKLFKELYEKYY, encoded by the exons ATGGACCCAATCGTTAACGTAACGGAGGGAAAGTTATCAGGAAAAGTTTGCAAAACAACGACTGGAACGCAGTTCTGGTCCTTCAAAGGTATTCCGTACGCGAAACCACCAGTGGATGAGTTAAGATTCGCT GCACCTGAACAACCTGACCCTTGGGAAGGAATAAGAGATGCCACTAAGGAGTGTAATATATGTGCCCAGTTTGATAGAGAGACCCTACAAGTTATAGGAGATGAAGATTGCTTATATTTAAATGTCTATACACCATGTTTACCTCATTCCGATACTGATCTACTCCCTGTGATGGTTTTCTTTCATGGTGGTGGGTTTTTATATGGAAATGGAACTGACGACTCTGTTCATGGACCAGATTATCTGATTGAGAAAAATGTTGTTGTTGTTAGCTTGAATTATAGACTTGGAGTACTAGGATTTCTATCTTTAGACTGCAAGGAAGCACCTGGTAACATGGGCTTAAAAGACCAGGTACAAGCCTTGAAATGGGTGCaacagaatataaaaaatttcaatGGGGACCCCAAAAATGTGACCATCTTCGGTATAAGTGCTGGTGGGGCATCAGTAGAGTACCTTTTACTCTCACCAATGGCGAAAGGGTTGTTCCATAAAGCAATAGCTCAATCTGGCTCATCTATACTGCCATGGGCACAAAGTAACAGGATTAAAAAGCTTGCTACAATGATTCCTCTACTAAAGAAGAAAGTTATAACTGACAATCAGGATTTacttaagtttttgaaaactatGTCTACAAAAGACCTCATATCCACTGCCATGTTGGTAATAGCAGCTGATGAATTTAAAGGGGGAATACATTTTGGGTTTGTTCCTAGTATTGAGAAGCCGGGTGACTGGGAGCCGTATTTAACTAAATCTACTTATAAAATGTTAGCCCAAGGAGAGTTTAATAAAGTGCCATTTATTAGTGGCTTTTGCTCTCGCGAAGGTCTTGTAATGCTGCCATTTCCTAATGTGTATGAAAAAATTGCTAAAGAAAAGAAGTTTGTTGATTTGCTTCCATTCCACCTTGATGATATTCAGAAGATTGAATATGAATCTAAGTTTAAAGCTGTTTATTTAGAAGGAGATAAGGAATATAAAGATGAGGATTCATTTGCAATCGACTACTTTACTGATGTTAATTTTCTGGGCGGTGTTTATGTTGCAACTTCACTGATTGCAAAAAACAACTCTCctgtatatttttatgaattcaAGTATGATGGAAACTTAAATTACTTGAAGAAGAAACTTAAAATTGACAAGGAAGGTGCTTGTCATGGTGATGATGGAGGCTATTTGGTTAAGAGTGACTTGCTCAAAGATAATCTCTCTGATACAGACAAGTTGGTACGAGATAGGATGTGTCAAATGTGGACTAACTTTGCTAGATTTGG TGATCCAACTCCGAAGACAGATAGTCTTATAACTACAACATGGGAACCAATCGCGGAAACCGGCATGTCTTGCTTGGTCATCAATGACACGCTAACTATGAAGTATGACATTTACCCGGAAAGGATAAAATTGTTCAAGGAGCTATATGAGAAGtattattaa